A portion of the Pseudarthrobacter defluvii genome contains these proteins:
- the ypfJ gene encoding KPN_02809 family neutral zinc metallopeptidase, with amino-acid sequence MSFNDNAQLDPSQVQDRRGMGTGVKVGGGIGGGLVLLVALLLGINPNMLGGLTDGGTAGQSQGTAPACKTGADADARLDCRITGTVNSLNAFWPGYLQQYKVQYPRPEAVIFNGSTNTGCGPATSDVGPFYCPTDTTAYFDPGFFQELVDRFGSSGGPLAQEYVVAHEFGHHVQNLLGDLKRAQQDPQGPESGSVRTELQADCYAGLWAKYASTTKDPATGQPYLEPLTPQDVNDALSAAASVGDDRIQKAATGRVSPEGWTHGSSEERQRWFSRGYQSGDIKQCDTFSAATL; translated from the coding sequence ATGAGTTTCAATGACAACGCGCAGCTTGATCCCAGCCAGGTCCAGGACCGAAGGGGCATGGGGACCGGTGTGAAGGTCGGCGGCGGAATCGGCGGCGGCCTGGTCTTGCTTGTTGCGCTCCTCCTGGGCATCAACCCGAACATGCTCGGCGGCCTGACCGACGGCGGCACCGCCGGGCAGTCCCAGGGCACGGCTCCGGCCTGTAAAACCGGAGCGGATGCGGATGCGCGGCTTGACTGCCGGATCACCGGCACGGTGAACAGCCTCAACGCGTTCTGGCCGGGCTACCTCCAGCAGTACAAGGTGCAGTACCCGCGGCCGGAGGCAGTGATCTTCAACGGCAGCACCAACACCGGCTGCGGGCCCGCCACTTCCGACGTGGGTCCCTTCTACTGCCCGACGGACACCACCGCCTACTTCGATCCCGGATTCTTCCAGGAACTCGTGGACCGGTTCGGCTCCTCCGGTGGTCCCCTGGCCCAGGAATACGTGGTGGCCCACGAGTTCGGCCACCACGTGCAGAACCTGCTCGGTGACCTGAAGCGGGCGCAGCAGGATCCGCAGGGACCGGAGTCCGGGTCCGTCCGAACCGAGCTGCAGGCCGATTGCTATGCCGGGCTCTGGGCCAAGTACGCTTCCACCACCAAGGACCCCGCCACCGGGCAGCCCTACCTGGAACCCCTCACCCCGCAGGATGTGAATGACGCCCTCTCTGCGGCGGCCTCCGTGGGCGATGACCGGATCCAGAAGGCAGCCACCGGCCGTGTCTCCCCCGAAGGCTGGACCCACGGATCCAGCGAGGAACGCCAGCGCTGGTTCTCCCGGGGCTACCAGTCGGGCGACATCAAGCAGTGCGACACCTTCTCCGCCGCCACCCTCTAA
- a CDS encoding energy-coupling factor ABC transporter ATP-binding protein has translation MPAVAFAQASVAVEREDTPHPKVLLHPVDLRLEEARIGIIGANGSGKSTLLRLVNGLIQPTTGTVTVDGDDTVRAVRKVRRNVGFVFTDPLSQLVMPTGREDVELSLRRSVRNAAERRSQAEAALQRLGLLHLADQSIYELSGGERQLMALAAVLAVDPKVLVLDEPSTLLDLRNRELLRRTLAGLDQQVILSTHDLELALDMDRVLVIADGRVAFDGAPAEAVTAYRSWCMQGLNTARDVP, from the coding sequence ATGCCCGCCGTGGCCTTCGCCCAGGCGTCCGTCGCCGTCGAACGGGAGGACACCCCGCACCCCAAAGTGCTCCTTCACCCGGTCGACCTCCGGCTGGAGGAAGCACGCATCGGCATCATCGGTGCCAACGGTTCCGGGAAATCCACCCTGCTGCGCCTGGTCAACGGACTCATCCAGCCCACCACAGGGACAGTAACGGTCGACGGCGACGACACAGTCCGCGCCGTCCGGAAAGTCCGGCGCAACGTGGGGTTCGTCTTCACCGATCCGCTGTCCCAGCTGGTGATGCCCACAGGCCGCGAGGACGTGGAACTGTCCCTGCGTCGATCTGTCCGGAACGCGGCCGAGCGGCGCAGCCAGGCCGAAGCCGCACTGCAAAGACTGGGCCTGCTGCACCTGGCGGACCAGAGCATCTACGAACTGTCCGGCGGCGAACGGCAGCTCATGGCGCTCGCCGCCGTACTGGCCGTCGACCCTAAAGTGCTGGTCCTGGACGAGCCCTCCACCCTCCTGGACCTGCGCAACCGCGAACTGCTCCGCAGGACGCTGGCGGGCCTGGACCAGCAGGTCATCCTGTCCACGCACGACCTCGAACTGGCCCTGGACATGGACCGGGTCCTGGTGATCGCAGACGGACGCGTAGCCTTCGACGGCGCCCCTGCAGAAGCAGTGACTGCCTACCGTTCCTGGTGCATGCAGGGGCTCAACACGGCGCGGGATGTTCCGTGA
- a CDS encoding thiolase family protein, which produces MPADLLPPERQPVIIAARRTPVCPVNGALRSLRAHELLAPVLRELVSEVALDPASVSDVVIGNAVGGGGNVARLALLEAGLPVSVPGITVDRQCGSGLDAIVLAGRLVAAGGNPLYLAGGVESTSTAPLRAHRTDDGGADFYRRAQFVPESFGDPDMGVAAETVAQEYGIGRERQDDFALASHRKALAAIRDGRFAGEIVPLATAAGMISCDSGPRRGLTPAVMRRFPPAFVPGGTVTAGNSCFDADGASAVAITSLECARQLGARDALLVRGTATAGVEPRVLGIGAVRAAGGLLAEAGVTAEHVDLVEFNEAFASQTLACLDQLGIEPDRANLDGGALALGHAYGASGAVLVTRLLAQARRAGTSKALALAMISMAGGMGTAALLEYRRL; this is translated from the coding sequence TTGCCGGCTGACCTGTTGCCGCCGGAACGCCAGCCCGTCATCATCGCCGCGCGCCGGACCCCGGTGTGCCCCGTCAACGGCGCATTGCGGAGCCTGCGCGCCCATGAACTTTTGGCACCCGTCCTGCGGGAGCTGGTCTCGGAGGTTGCACTCGATCCCGCCTCCGTCTCCGACGTTGTCATCGGCAACGCAGTAGGCGGCGGCGGCAACGTGGCCCGGCTGGCCCTGCTCGAGGCCGGACTCCCAGTTAGTGTCCCCGGGATCACCGTCGACCGACAGTGCGGTTCCGGGCTGGACGCCATTGTCCTCGCCGGCCGGCTGGTTGCAGCAGGCGGCAACCCGCTTTACCTGGCCGGGGGAGTGGAGAGCACTAGCACCGCACCCCTGCGGGCCCACAGGACGGACGACGGCGGCGCGGACTTCTACCGGCGCGCCCAGTTTGTGCCGGAAAGCTTCGGCGATCCGGACATGGGCGTTGCGGCGGAGACGGTGGCGCAGGAATACGGCATCGGCAGGGAGCGGCAGGATGACTTCGCGCTGGCCAGCCACCGGAAAGCCCTGGCGGCAATCAGGGACGGACGCTTTGCCGGCGAAATCGTCCCGCTGGCCACGGCCGCAGGCATGATCTCCTGTGACAGTGGCCCCCGGCGCGGCCTCACCCCGGCCGTCATGCGACGGTTCCCGCCCGCCTTCGTGCCAGGAGGAACTGTCACCGCCGGGAACTCCTGCTTTGACGCGGATGGTGCCTCCGCCGTCGCTATCACGTCCCTGGAGTGTGCCCGCCAACTTGGGGCACGCGACGCGCTGTTGGTGCGCGGAACCGCAACCGCCGGCGTCGAGCCCAGGGTGCTGGGGATCGGTGCTGTGCGGGCCGCCGGTGGGCTACTCGCGGAGGCCGGTGTGACCGCAGAACACGTGGACCTGGTGGAGTTCAATGAGGCCTTTGCGTCCCAGACCCTCGCGTGCCTGGACCAGCTGGGAATCGAGCCGGACCGGGCCAACCTCGATGGCGGGGCGCTGGCGCTGGGGCACGCCTATGGTGCCTCGGGGGCGGTGCTGGTGACCCGGTTGCTCGCGCAGGCGCGGAGGGCAGGGACGTCGAAAGCCTTGGCGCTGGCCATGATCAGCATGGCGGGCGGAATGGGGACGGCCGCACTGCTGGAGTACCGGCGCCTCTAG
- a CDS encoding alpha/beta fold hydrolase → MSEHVDVLIVGAGLSGVGFASRLKREVPGKTFTVLESRNAVGGTWDLFRYPGIRSDSDMYTLGYSFRPWAGAKAIADGESIREYIEATVADEGLAPRIRLNTRVISASWSSETALWTVTAVHTSGGEFRSGDTASSPEPLTFTCSFLSVCSGYYRYDEGFTPAIDGADTFAGTIVHPQHWPADLDYEGKQVVVIGSGATAVTLVPSMAKSAAKVTMLQRSPTYIAPVPARDHLADRLRGKLPAQLAYDVVRSKNILFSMFTYQLSRRRPETMKAILRKSAVAKLPAGFPVDTHLAPSYQPWDQRVCAIPNGDLYRAISVGTAEIVTDTISRITPDGIDLASGTSLPADVIVTATGLNLLVIGGMKLSVDGESVDVGKTLTYKGMMLEGVPNFALTIGYTNASWTLKADLVAGYICRLIKQLDRRNLQWVVPVAPADVANGTLSKLIDLKAGYIFRGADQLPRQGAASPWRLHQNYFRDFALLRAGRLTDHVRLGRRGQPVRKTARQPATPARDPLALPGTGHVTVAGSRLRFRKTGSGDPVLLLHGIGQSLEDWNEQHDRLSDRHTVYSVDLPGFAYSERLPGTTTLAKLAGILPAFLDAVGVTGPLPVMGNSLGGAVAMKLAADHPDRVSALVLANSAGFGQEVALVLRLLAVRPLAALLLRPDEKASRRTVQSLFYDKTLVTDDRIGHALALSQREAHRRTLVDVARDLGTISGVRAEWRTALIGSLAKSDVPALVVWGDHDHILPFSHLEAAAAALPRAESHVFAKTGHMPQIERPDEFAAVVEDFLTRISADRQAASI, encoded by the coding sequence ATGAGCGAGCACGTAGATGTGTTGATTGTCGGCGCCGGGCTGAGCGGTGTGGGTTTCGCCAGCCGGCTGAAGCGCGAGGTACCCGGAAAAACCTTCACCGTACTGGAGTCGAGGAACGCCGTCGGGGGTACCTGGGACCTGTTCCGGTACCCCGGGATCCGGTCCGACAGCGACATGTACACGCTCGGCTACTCCTTCCGGCCCTGGGCCGGCGCCAAGGCGATCGCGGACGGCGAGTCCATCCGCGAGTACATCGAGGCAACGGTCGCCGACGAGGGCCTGGCGCCGCGGATCCGGCTGAACACCAGGGTCATTTCCGCCTCATGGTCAAGCGAAACCGCACTGTGGACCGTGACGGCGGTTCACACGTCCGGGGGCGAGTTCCGGTCCGGCGACACCGCCTCCTCCCCCGAGCCACTCACCTTCACCTGCTCGTTCCTGTCCGTCTGTTCCGGCTACTACCGCTATGACGAGGGCTTCACCCCGGCCATCGACGGGGCCGATACCTTTGCCGGAACGATCGTCCACCCGCAGCACTGGCCGGCCGACCTCGACTATGAGGGAAAGCAGGTGGTGGTCATCGGCAGCGGCGCCACGGCCGTGACGCTGGTGCCGTCCATGGCAAAGTCGGCGGCCAAGGTAACGATGCTGCAGCGCTCCCCCACCTACATCGCCCCCGTGCCCGCGCGGGACCACCTGGCCGACCGCCTCCGGGGCAAGCTGCCCGCGCAACTGGCGTACGACGTCGTACGTTCCAAGAACATTCTTTTCTCCATGTTCACCTACCAGCTCAGCCGACGGCGGCCCGAGACGATGAAGGCGATCCTGCGCAAGTCGGCAGTAGCCAAACTGCCGGCGGGCTTCCCGGTGGACACGCATCTGGCCCCGTCGTACCAGCCGTGGGACCAGCGGGTCTGCGCGATCCCCAACGGAGACCTGTACCGGGCCATCAGTGTCGGCACTGCCGAAATCGTGACCGACACGATTTCCCGGATCACCCCGGACGGGATTGACCTGGCCTCCGGCACGTCGCTGCCCGCCGACGTCATTGTCACGGCCACGGGACTGAACCTGCTGGTGATCGGCGGCATGAAGCTCTCCGTCGACGGCGAGTCCGTGGACGTCGGCAAGACCCTCACCTACAAGGGCATGATGCTGGAGGGGGTCCCGAACTTCGCCCTCACCATCGGCTACACCAACGCGTCCTGGACCCTGAAGGCGGACCTGGTCGCCGGCTACATCTGCAGGCTGATCAAGCAGCTCGACCGCCGGAACCTCCAGTGGGTGGTACCCGTGGCACCCGCCGACGTCGCCAACGGCACGCTGTCAAAGCTGATCGACCTGAAGGCCGGCTACATTTTCCGTGGCGCCGACCAGTTGCCCCGGCAGGGCGCCGCCTCGCCATGGCGGCTGCACCAGAACTACTTCCGCGACTTCGCCCTGCTCCGGGCCGGCAGACTGACCGACCACGTCCGCCTCGGCCGGCGCGGGCAGCCGGTGCGGAAAACCGCCCGGCAACCCGCGACCCCGGCCCGGGATCCCCTCGCGCTGCCGGGGACGGGCCATGTCACCGTCGCGGGGTCACGGCTGCGCTTCCGGAAGACCGGCAGCGGGGATCCGGTCCTGCTGCTGCACGGCATCGGCCAGAGCCTCGAGGACTGGAACGAACAGCACGATCGGCTCTCGGACCGCCACACGGTCTACAGCGTCGACCTGCCAGGCTTCGCGTACTCCGAACGGCTCCCCGGCACGACCACGCTCGCAAAGCTGGCCGGGATCCTGCCGGCCTTCCTGGACGCCGTCGGGGTTACCGGGCCGCTGCCCGTGATGGGCAACTCGCTCGGCGGTGCCGTGGCCATGAAGCTGGCCGCCGACCATCCGGACCGCGTCTCCGCGCTCGTGCTGGCCAACAGCGCCGGATTCGGCCAGGAAGTGGCACTGGTCCTTCGCCTCCTTGCGGTCCGCCCGCTCGCGGCCCTGCTCCTGCGGCCCGACGAGAAAGCATCACGCCGGACGGTACAGTCGCTCTTCTACGACAAAACGCTGGTCACGGACGACCGCATCGGCCACGCGCTCGCCCTGTCGCAGCGGGAGGCGCACCGCCGGACGCTGGTCGACGTCGCCCGCGACCTAGGAACGATTTCCGGTGTCCGGGCCGAGTGGCGCACCGCTCTGATCGGCTCGCTGGCCAAGTCCGACGTTCCGGCGCTGGTGGTGTGGGGCGACCACGACCACATCCTGCCGTTCAGCCACCTTGAAGCGGCCGCCGCGGCGCTGCCCCGCGCCGAGTCCCACGTCTTCGCCAAGACCGGACACATGCCGCAGATCGAACGGCCTGACGAGTTCGCGGCCGTCGTCGAGGACTTCCTCACGAGGATCTCCGCAGACCGTCAGGCGGCAAGCATCTAA
- a CDS encoding VOC family protein: MPIKLENVGIAVRDLEEAIAFFTDLGLTVLGRDTVSGEWADTAVGLDGNHAKIAVLQTPDGRGQLELFEYIHPAAIDTHPTLPNEIGMHRVAFSVDDIDASLEIAAKHGCRPLRGVATYGDIYKLTYVRGPSGIIVMFAQELKKSTGN, translated from the coding sequence ATGCCGATCAAACTTGAGAACGTCGGAATCGCGGTTCGTGACCTGGAAGAGGCCATCGCGTTCTTCACTGACCTCGGGCTTACGGTCCTGGGCCGTGACACCGTCAGCGGGGAGTGGGCCGACACCGCCGTGGGCCTTGACGGCAACCACGCAAAAATCGCCGTGCTCCAGACCCCGGACGGCAGAGGCCAGCTTGAGCTCTTCGAGTACATCCATCCTGCCGCCATCGACACACACCCCACACTGCCGAACGAAATCGGCATGCACCGCGTTGCCTTTTCGGTCGACGACATTGACGCCTCGCTGGAGATCGCGGCGAAGCATGGATGCCGCCCGCTGCGGGGCGTCGCAACCTACGGAGACATCTACAAGCTGACTTACGTCCGTGGTCCCAGCGGCATCATTGTGATGTTCGCCCAGGAACTCAAGAAGTCCACCGGAAACTGA
- a CDS encoding class I adenylate-forming enzyme family protein encodes MPFLNKIQRWADHRPHETAVVVGGRRLDWAGLCDAAAGLVAGTKSVTTLREANSVDFAVRFAAAVAGNRQCAVLDPDWPAPLQEDIVRHVEANSIAAPVSPDEDLVDGPPESTFLIGLTSGTTSVPKAFTRSRQSWQQSFDASIEFFGLRQDDVTLAPGPLAASLNLYALAECLYAGSEFQTLETFDVGDVHAAITHDRVTRLVLVPTMLRMLSERGMTGCVDASGIRSIICAGSKLDARTLEAARRWAPNATIYEYYGASELSFVSGLGLAPGQAAAPGGTGIGRPFPGVEVRIMDDSGTQVPDGGYGNICVSSGMVSNGYLWGDDGQALRSFGNWYTVGDQGYLEDGELHILGRRADMILTAGRNVYPHEVELALAAVPGVAAALAAGMPDDLRGQRVVAGVVASHGGITATQLRAGLEDLLSRHKRPLQYYLLPELPTTDRGKVSRSLLLEWISSRDPRARLLAG; translated from the coding sequence GTGCCATTCCTGAACAAGATCCAGCGCTGGGCTGATCACCGGCCGCACGAGACCGCCGTCGTGGTTGGCGGGCGCCGGCTTGACTGGGCAGGGCTGTGCGATGCGGCCGCCGGGCTGGTGGCCGGGACGAAGTCGGTGACCACGCTCCGCGAAGCCAATTCCGTGGATTTTGCCGTGAGGTTCGCCGCTGCTGTGGCCGGCAACCGGCAGTGCGCGGTCCTCGATCCGGACTGGCCCGCGCCCCTGCAGGAGGACATCGTCAGGCATGTGGAGGCGAACAGTATTGCGGCGCCGGTGTCCCCGGACGAGGACCTCGTGGATGGACCGCCGGAGTCCACCTTCCTGATCGGCCTCACTTCCGGGACCACGTCGGTACCCAAGGCCTTCACCCGCTCCCGCCAGTCCTGGCAGCAGTCTTTCGATGCCTCGATTGAGTTCTTCGGCCTTCGCCAGGATGACGTCACCCTTGCCCCGGGGCCGCTGGCCGCCAGCCTCAATCTCTACGCCCTGGCTGAATGCCTCTACGCCGGTTCCGAGTTCCAGACGCTGGAGACGTTCGACGTCGGCGACGTCCACGCCGCCATCACGCACGACCGCGTCACCCGGCTGGTCCTGGTGCCCACCATGCTGCGGATGCTCAGCGAACGCGGCATGACGGGTTGCGTGGATGCGTCGGGGATCCGCAGCATCATCTGCGCCGGCTCGAAGCTGGATGCCCGCACACTGGAAGCGGCCCGGCGCTGGGCCCCGAACGCCACCATCTACGAGTATTACGGCGCCTCCGAACTGAGCTTCGTTTCCGGCCTGGGACTGGCACCCGGCCAGGCTGCGGCCCCCGGTGGAACCGGAATCGGGCGTCCCTTTCCCGGCGTCGAAGTCCGGATCATGGACGACTCCGGCACCCAGGTCCCGGACGGCGGCTACGGCAACATCTGCGTCAGCAGCGGCATGGTCAGCAACGGCTACCTGTGGGGCGATGACGGCCAGGCTCTGCGGTCCTTCGGCAACTGGTACACGGTGGGGGACCAGGGCTATCTCGAGGACGGGGAACTGCACATCCTCGGCCGGCGCGCCGACATGATCCTTACCGCCGGCCGGAACGTGTACCCCCACGAGGTGGAGTTGGCTCTGGCCGCAGTCCCCGGTGTGGCGGCTGCCCTCGCCGCCGGAATGCCGGACGATCTGCGCGGCCAGCGGGTGGTGGCCGGCGTGGTTGCGTCCCACGGCGGGATCACGGCAACCCAGCTCAGGGCTGGCCTGGAAGACCTCTTGTCCCGGCACAAGCGTCCCCTGCAGTACTACCTCCTGCCGGAACTGCCCACCACGGACCGCGGCAAGGTCAGCCGGAGCCTGCTGCTGGAGTGGATCAGTTCCCGGGATCCAAGGGCGCGGCTCCTTGCCGGCTGA
- a CDS encoding energy-coupling factor transporter transmembrane component T family protein: protein MRGHGFLLANYVPGDSLLHRAPLALKFLLVVACGLVSFIIVDWRISAAVLAALCVLFLASGAGVKRLWRAIRPLAPVLLVIGLFQWWQLGGPTAGRIVLNILLCVVAASLLTATTPIQRLLDGVVRAARPFTRFGADPERFALTIGIMLRSIPFIAGTFADVRDSAKARGLERNPRALVLPVLITSVAYARQTGEALAARGLGEAED from the coding sequence GTGAGGGGCCACGGCTTCCTCCTTGCCAACTATGTGCCCGGCGATTCGCTTCTGCACCGGGCACCGCTGGCACTGAAGTTCCTCCTGGTCGTAGCCTGCGGCCTGGTTTCCTTCATCATTGTGGACTGGCGCATCTCCGCAGCGGTACTGGCTGCGCTGTGCGTTCTCTTTTTGGCTTCCGGAGCCGGAGTGAAAAGGCTCTGGCGCGCCATCCGGCCGCTTGCCCCCGTGCTGTTGGTGATTGGTCTCTTCCAGTGGTGGCAACTCGGCGGCCCCACGGCGGGGCGGATCGTGTTGAACATCCTGCTCTGCGTGGTGGCCGCGTCCCTGCTCACCGCCACCACGCCGATTCAGCGGCTCCTCGACGGCGTGGTCCGGGCTGCCCGTCCCTTTACCAGGTTCGGCGCGGATCCGGAGCGCTTTGCCCTGACCATCGGCATCATGCTCCGCAGCATCCCGTTCATCGCCGGCACCTTCGCCGACGTCCGTGACTCCGCCAAGGCCCGCGGCCTGGAGCGCAATCCGCGGGCCCTGGTCCTGCCCGTCCTCATCACCTCGGTGGCATACGCACGCCAAACGGGTGAAGCGCTCGCGGCCCGTGGCCTGGGCGAAGCCGAGGACTAG
- a CDS encoding TetR/AcrR family transcriptional regulator, whose protein sequence is MAQRGRRTARVSGDERQDAILVTAEALLANRAFDDVSIEDLARGAGISRPTFYFYFPSKDAVLLALLDRVITEVEHRVGHLPRDFESDPAGAWTRSIGMFVEVFVSHRGVSTAAIGARARNDEVRGLWSRSMQSWVDFSSDVIRAEQARGAAPAGIDAHDLAVSLNLMNERVITAVLNRESPAIAETAALDVLSTIWIRSIYGSDNPGGR, encoded by the coding sequence ATGGCTCAAAGAGGAAGACGCACCGCGAGGGTTTCGGGCGATGAGCGCCAGGACGCAATCCTGGTCACCGCCGAGGCCCTCCTGGCAAACCGTGCCTTTGACGACGTCTCCATCGAGGACCTGGCCCGGGGTGCCGGCATATCGCGCCCCACGTTCTACTTCTACTTCCCCTCGAAAGATGCCGTGCTGCTGGCCCTGCTGGACCGGGTAATCACCGAGGTCGAGCACCGGGTGGGGCACCTGCCGCGCGATTTCGAGAGCGACCCCGCGGGTGCGTGGACCCGTTCCATCGGAATGTTCGTTGAGGTGTTTGTCTCGCACCGCGGTGTGTCGACCGCCGCCATCGGGGCGCGCGCCCGCAACGACGAGGTGCGCGGGCTGTGGTCCAGATCAATGCAGTCCTGGGTGGACTTCTCAAGCGACGTCATCCGTGCCGAGCAGGCCCGCGGGGCGGCGCCGGCGGGCATCGACGCGCACGACCTCGCGGTGAGCCTGAACCTGATGAACGAACGGGTCATTACTGCTGTCCTCAACCGGGAGAGTCCCGCCATCGCGGAGACCGCAGCCCTGGACGTCCTGTCGACCATCTGGATCCGCAGTATTTACGGGTCCGACAATCCCGGCGGCCGCTAG
- a CDS encoding biotin transporter BioY yields MSSTTTKTTPTTDRHRWNGTDLGLIAVFAALVAAAALVPGLALNGFGVPITFQTLAVMLTGLVLGPARGFAAVGLYTLLGLAGLPIFSQGRSGLAILAGPSAGYIIAFPIAAFVVGWLATLVIRRTTKARALWFFLAATATSIVFVHTLGIIGIAMNSKATLEQAFMSDLVFYPGDIVKNVLAAAIAVALHRAFPDVLVRRVRRRALPAESA; encoded by the coding sequence ATGAGCAGCACCACAACCAAGACCACTCCCACAACGGACCGCCACCGCTGGAACGGCACTGACCTCGGGCTGATCGCCGTCTTCGCCGCCCTGGTCGCAGCCGCAGCCTTGGTGCCGGGCCTGGCCCTGAACGGTTTCGGCGTCCCCATCACCTTCCAGACCCTGGCGGTGATGCTCACCGGACTGGTGCTTGGCCCCGCCCGCGGGTTCGCCGCCGTCGGGCTTTACACGCTCCTTGGCCTGGCCGGCCTGCCCATTTTCAGCCAGGGCCGCAGCGGCCTGGCCATCCTCGCCGGGCCGTCTGCCGGCTACATCATCGCCTTCCCCATCGCCGCATTTGTCGTGGGATGGCTGGCCACCCTGGTGATCCGGCGCACCACCAAGGCCCGCGCCCTCTGGTTCTTCCTTGCCGCGACAGCCACGAGCATCGTCTTCGTGCACACGCTGGGGATCATCGGAATTGCGATGAACTCCAAGGCCACCCTGGAGCAGGCCTTCATGAGCGACCTCGTCTTCTACCCCGGCGACATCGTCAAGAACGTCCTGGCAGCTGCCATCGCCGTCGCCCTTCACCGGGCCTTCCCGGACGTCCTGGTGCGCCGCGTCCGGCGCCGTGCCCTGCCCGCCGAGAGCGCCTAG
- a CDS encoding metal-sulfur cluster assembly factor has product MTEITPGRTALEDVEEALKDVIDPELGVNVVDLGLLYGLKYSDDDGALLIDMTLTTAACPLTDVLEEQVGQALDGVVDDWRLNWVWMPPWGPERITDDGKDQMRALGFNI; this is encoded by the coding sequence ATGACCGAAATTACGCCGGGCCGCACGGCCTTGGAGGACGTCGAAGAGGCGCTCAAGGACGTCATCGACCCTGAGCTTGGCGTCAACGTTGTGGACCTGGGCCTGCTGTACGGCCTCAAGTACTCCGACGACGACGGTGCGCTCCTGATCGACATGACGCTCACCACCGCCGCCTGCCCGCTCACCGATGTACTCGAGGAGCAGGTTGGCCAGGCCCTGGACGGCGTCGTGGACGACTGGCGCCTGAACTGGGTATGGATGCCGCCATGGGGTCCCGAACGGATCACCGACGACGGCAAGGACCAGATGCGGGCCCTCGGCTTCAACATCTAA
- a CDS encoding 3-hydroxyacyl-CoA dehydrogenase, which translates to MSSIKVLTVLGTGVLGSQIAFQAAFHGFAVTAYDVDEDALAKARDRFTRLAGVYRAQVAGATGGKTEAALANLRLTADLGDAVVDADLVIEAVPELLELKRDVYRKLAELAPAKAIFATNSSTLLPSDLKDFTGRPDRFLALHYANNIWAQNIAEVMGTAETDPAVFAAVVDFARNSGLEPIEIRKEKAGYVLNSLLVPLLNAAAGLLLQGVADPHTIDKTWRIATGAPTGPFQIYDVVGLTTAYNIASSSPDAGSQAFAQYLKEHYIDQGKLGVASGEGFYKY; encoded by the coding sequence ATGTCCTCCATCAAGGTACTCACCGTGCTCGGCACCGGAGTGCTCGGCTCCCAGATCGCCTTCCAGGCCGCATTCCACGGTTTCGCAGTCACCGCCTACGACGTCGACGAGGACGCGCTTGCCAAGGCGCGGGACCGTTTCACCCGCCTCGCCGGGGTCTACCGGGCACAGGTAGCCGGCGCTACCGGGGGCAAGACCGAAGCAGCCCTGGCAAACCTCCGCCTCACCGCAGACCTGGGGGACGCCGTCGTCGACGCGGACCTCGTGATCGAAGCCGTTCCCGAGCTGCTGGAACTCAAACGAGACGTCTACCGCAAGCTCGCGGAGCTGGCGCCGGCCAAAGCCATCTTCGCGACCAACTCGTCCACCCTGCTGCCCAGTGACCTGAAAGACTTCACCGGACGCCCGGACCGCTTCCTCGCGCTCCATTACGCCAACAACATCTGGGCGCAGAACATCGCCGAGGTCATGGGCACCGCGGAGACGGACCCGGCGGTGTTCGCCGCTGTTGTGGACTTTGCCCGGAACAGCGGACTGGAACCGATCGAGATCAGGAAGGAGAAGGCCGGATACGTCCTGAACTCGCTGCTGGTTCCGCTGCTGAACGCGGCCGCCGGACTGCTGCTGCAGGGCGTCGCCGACCCGCACACCATTGACAAGACATGGCGCATCGCCACGGGGGCCCCGACCGGACCGTTCCAGATCTACGACGTCGTCGGCCTCACCACGGCGTACAACATCGCCTCTTCCTCGCCGGATGCCGGTTCCCAGGCGTTCGCCCAGTACCTGAAGGAGCACTACATCGACCAGGGCAAGCTGGGGGTCGCCTCGGGGGAGGGCTTCTACAAGTACTGA